A single genomic interval of Catenulispora sp. EB89 harbors:
- a CDS encoding NDP-sugar synthase, which yields MSIDHRWRAQSVVVLAGGSNTRMESLRGTIYKAFLPVHGMSFVARHVLRAQAYGITTVDVIVDEPDPVLSLLATPADEADRAKAPEVRVLVHRGTQAEKMTWWHTHSDQALPTLVVLGDTLAPVDLAALWHLAASGRFDSAIAVAELRLPFGFVQTADDHVTAFHERPIIDLPVNTGYMVIGRILLGYLRDGMALSDALARLADESLLGCLACPGPMITADSIESLTAAHAYLGREATPEDSQAQSGLP from the coding sequence ATGAGCATTGACCACAGGTGGCGAGCGCAGTCGGTCGTCGTTCTGGCCGGGGGCAGCAATACCCGGATGGAGTCGCTTCGCGGGACCATCTACAAGGCGTTCCTGCCGGTTCACGGCATGAGCTTCGTCGCCCGCCATGTCCTGCGCGCGCAGGCATATGGCATCACCACGGTCGATGTCATCGTCGATGAGCCGGACCCGGTCCTGAGTCTGCTCGCGACACCGGCCGACGAAGCGGACCGGGCCAAAGCGCCGGAGGTACGCGTCCTTGTCCACCGCGGAACCCAGGCCGAGAAGATGACCTGGTGGCACACCCACAGCGACCAGGCCCTGCCGACCCTCGTCGTTCTCGGCGATACTCTCGCGCCCGTCGATCTGGCGGCACTGTGGCACCTGGCAGCCTCCGGTCGCTTCGACAGCGCTATCGCTGTCGCCGAACTGCGGCTCCCGTTCGGATTCGTCCAGACCGCCGACGACCATGTCACGGCCTTCCACGAGCGACCGATCATCGACCTGCCCGTCAACACCGGCTACATGGTGATCGGCCGAATCCTTCTCGGCTACCTGCGCGACGGCATGGCCTTGTCGGACGCGCTCGCCAGGCTCGCCGACGAATCGCTCCTGGGGTGCCTGGCCTGCCCGGGACCGATGATCACCGCCGACTCGATCGAGAGCCTGACCGCAGCCCATGCATACCTCGGCCGCGAAGCCACCCCCGAGGACTCACAGGCACAGTCGGGACTGCCGTGA
- a CDS encoding HD family hydrolase gives MTDRASEKILNDLPEELVVLLGFEPLKDVERQNPLFSGERKERVAEHSWQLAVAALLLAEYSPEPIDVAKAALLAVLHDAAEAFVGDTFAYDAVAIVGKKDREVAAMRELRARHPNNAAVGRLVDLWSEYEAQTTPEARFVKGMDTLCPIVLNFSNVERSSWVEHGVRADDVRSRLKRVRDTIGALAAVCDQMIDQAESDRHLG, from the coding sequence GTGACGGACCGTGCGAGCGAGAAGATCCTGAATGACCTTCCCGAAGAGCTGGTGGTGCTGCTCGGTTTCGAGCCTCTGAAGGATGTCGAGCGCCAGAACCCTCTGTTTTCGGGAGAGCGCAAGGAACGGGTCGCCGAGCACTCCTGGCAATTGGCTGTAGCTGCGTTGCTATTGGCTGAATATTCGCCCGAGCCCATCGACGTCGCCAAGGCCGCATTGCTCGCTGTGCTGCACGATGCGGCCGAGGCGTTCGTCGGCGACACCTTCGCCTATGACGCTGTCGCGATCGTGGGCAAGAAAGACCGCGAGGTTGCGGCGATGCGCGAACTGCGCGCACGGCATCCGAACAACGCGGCAGTGGGCAGGCTTGTGGATCTGTGGTCGGAGTACGAGGCCCAGACCACTCCCGAGGCGCGTTTCGTGAAGGGTATGGACACACTGTGTCCGATTGTCCTGAACTTCAGCAACGTCGAGCGTTCCTCGTGGGTGGAGCACGGCGTTCGCGCCGACGACGTGCGGAGCAGGCTCAAGCGGGTTCGCGACACCATCGGTGCTCTCGCGGCGGTCTGCGACCAGATGATCGACCAGGCCGAGAGCGACCGGCATCTGGGTTGA